A part of Haloarchaeobius sp. HME9146 genomic DNA contains:
- a CDS encoding DEAD/DEAH box helicase: protein MAATDEASVEHPLLAPNFLQRRLYQLQLAGTATEDHTLVCLPTGLGKTTVSLLVTARRLDEVGGKSLMLAPTKPLVQQHAEFYREALEIPDEEIVVFTGDVRPDDRAALWEDATVVMATPQVIENDLVGGRISLRDVTHIVFDECHRATGDYAYNYIAERYHQDAADPLVTGMSASPGGDEEEILEVCENLGLREVEVMTEDDADVSEYTHDTEVEWKKIQLPDEVIEIRDALNEVIADRLGKLKEIGVTKATSPDLSETQINKISAQLRQMMDNDQSAGFKGMSLLAEIRKLRTAVTYVETQSVEATRRYFERQQNAARASGASKASQRMVSEPKVREAIRRTESFDDIHPKYREARILLAQTLGIEDGERIIVFTESRDTAEALTEFLSNHFETRRFVGQGDKEGSDGMTQKQQQETLEQFKAGEFEVLVSTSVAEEGLDVPEVDLVLFYEPVPTAIRSIQRKGRTGRQDEGRVVVLMAEDTRDEAYFWISRRKEKQMENELRKLKGVAKNVEEQLDDSQQSLAAFAGGESDGGDAEAGGGAAADGGASADTQPGLQEFGAGDDADGDEEADADAGANDGEQATETAAQSTADDGVVAAAEPQDDDTVEIVIDQREMDSSIPRDLSTREGVTTRLETLAVGDYVLSDRVAVERKSVSDFLDTLTGSDRSVFEQVRDMAGHYARPILVIEGDDSLLGSRDIHPNAIRGALASLAVDFGVSVLRTEGEADTRDLLAVIAKREQEASGREVSVHGEKSKKTLSEQQEYVVSAIADIGPVTARSLLAHFGTVEEVMCANEDDLLEVDGVGQVTAERIREVIGSQYEP from the coding sequence ATGGCTGCCACCGACGAGGCGTCCGTCGAGCACCCGCTGCTCGCGCCGAACTTCCTCCAGCGCCGGCTCTACCAGTTACAGCTCGCAGGGACGGCGACCGAGGACCACACCCTCGTCTGCCTGCCGACCGGGCTCGGGAAGACGACCGTGAGCCTGCTCGTGACCGCCCGCCGGCTCGACGAGGTCGGCGGGAAGTCGCTGATGCTCGCGCCGACGAAACCCCTCGTGCAACAGCACGCCGAGTTCTACCGCGAGGCCCTCGAGATTCCGGACGAGGAGATCGTCGTGTTCACCGGCGACGTGCGCCCGGACGACCGCGCCGCCCTGTGGGAGGACGCGACCGTCGTCATGGCGACACCGCAGGTCATCGAGAACGACCTCGTCGGTGGCAGAATCTCGCTGCGCGACGTGACACACATCGTCTTCGACGAGTGTCACCGCGCGACGGGAGACTACGCATACAACTACATCGCAGAGCGCTACCACCAGGACGCCGCTGACCCGCTGGTGACGGGCATGAGCGCGTCTCCCGGTGGTGACGAAGAGGAGATTCTGGAGGTGTGTGAGAACCTCGGCCTGCGCGAGGTCGAGGTGATGACCGAGGACGACGCCGACGTCTCGGAGTACACCCACGACACCGAGGTCGAGTGGAAGAAGATACAACTTCCAGACGAGGTCATCGAGATTCGCGACGCGCTGAACGAGGTCATCGCGGACCGTCTCGGCAAGCTCAAAGAGATCGGCGTGACCAAGGCGACCTCGCCGGACCTCTCGGAGACCCAGATAAACAAGATCTCGGCGCAGCTGCGCCAGATGATGGACAACGACCAGTCGGCGGGCTTCAAGGGCATGAGCCTGCTCGCCGAGATCCGCAAGCTGCGGACCGCGGTCACCTACGTCGAGACCCAGAGCGTGGAGGCCACCCGCAGATACTTCGAGCGCCAGCAGAACGCCGCCCGGGCGTCGGGTGCGTCGAAGGCGAGTCAGCGCATGGTGTCCGAGCCGAAGGTCAGAGAGGCGATTCGACGGACCGAGTCATTCGACGATATCCACCCGAAGTACCGGGAGGCACGCATCCTGCTCGCCCAGACGCTCGGTATCGAGGACGGCGAGCGCATCATCGTGTTCACCGAGTCCAGAGACACCGCCGAAGCCCTCACGGAGTTCCTCTCGAACCACTTCGAAACGCGGCGGTTCGTCGGCCAGGGCGACAAGGAGGGCTCGGACGGGATGACCCAGAAGCAGCAACAGGAGACCCTCGAGCAGTTCAAGGCGGGCGAGTTCGAGGTGCTCGTCTCGACCTCGGTCGCCGAGGAGGGGCTGGACGTGCCCGAGGTCGACCTCGTGCTGTTCTACGAGCCGGTCCCGACGGCCATCCGGTCCATCCAGCGCAAGGGGCGGACCGGCCGCCAGGACGAGGGGCGCGTGGTCGTGCTGATGGCCGAAGACACCCGCGACGAGGCCTACTTCTGGATCTCCCGGCGGAAGGAGAAGCAGATGGAGAACGAGCTTCGCAAGCTCAAGGGCGTCGCGAAGAACGTCGAGGAGCAACTCGACGACTCCCAGCAGAGCCTCGCCGCGTTCGCCGGTGGTGAGTCCGACGGGGGCGACGCGGAAGCCGGGGGCGGGGCAGCCGCCGACGGTGGCGCGAGCGCGGATACCCAGCCCGGCCTGCAGGAGTTCGGGGCGGGCGACGACGCGGACGGCGACGAGGAGGCCGACGCCGACGCGGGCGCAAACGACGGCGAACAGGCGACAGAGACGGCCGCCCAGTCAACCGCCGACGACGGTGTGGTCGCCGCCGCCGAACCGCAGGACGACGACACCGTCGAGATCGTCATCGACCAGCGCGAGATGGACTCCTCGATTCCGCGGGACCTCTCGACGCGCGAGGGCGTGACGACCCGGCTCGAGACGCTCGCCGTGGGCGACTACGTCCTCTCGGACCGCGTCGCCGTCGAGCGAAAGTCGGTCTCCGACTTCCTCGATACCCTCACCGGAAGCGACCGCTCGGTGTTCGAGCAGGTGCGCGACATGGCCGGCCACTACGCCCGCCCAATCCTCGTCATCGAGGGCGACGACAGCCTGCTCGGGTCGCGGGACATCCACCCGAACGCCATCCGGGGCGCACTCGCCTCCCTCGCCGTCGACTTCGGCGTGAGCGTCCTGCGGACCGAGGGCGAGGCCGACACCCGCGACCTGCTCGCCGTCATCGCGAAACGCGAACAGGAAGCGAGCGGCCGCGAGGTGTCCGTCCACGGCGAGAAGTCGAAGAAGACGCTGTCCGAACAGCAGGAGTACGTCGTCTCTGCCATCGCGGACATCGGCCCGGTCACGGCCCGGTCGCTGCTGGCACACTTCGGCACCGTCGAGGAGGTCATGTGCGCGAACGAGGACGACCTCCTCGAAGTGGACGGCGTCGGTCAGGTGACCGCCGAGCGCATCCGGGAGGTCATCGGGAGCCAGTACGAGCCGTGA
- a CDS encoding Sjogren's syndrome/scleroderma autoantigen 1 family protein, translating into MSEFDKEAEREKLREKFAKDEEDRKTTQRMSELLLQGATMTNQHCDTCGDPIFRHKGQQFCPSCQAAGQEAQRQQQAQQAQQQQQAQEAQNQQADSPDQSTPSQSVADVEAQGVSQSQSGDDFSSQVQSHTPSRAPSRQASRPALAGEFGDAEASIAETIRYFSDAAANTDDPARARECLAAVKEAAEALGALRR; encoded by the coding sequence ATGAGCGAGTTCGACAAGGAGGCAGAGCGCGAGAAGTTGCGAGAGAAGTTCGCGAAGGACGAGGAAGACCGCAAGACGACACAGCGGATGAGCGAACTGCTCCTGCAGGGTGCGACGATGACGAACCAGCACTGCGACACCTGTGGCGACCCCATCTTCCGCCACAAGGGCCAGCAGTTCTGCCCGAGCTGCCAGGCCGCAGGACAGGAGGCACAGCGCCAGCAGCAGGCCCAGCAAGCGCAGCAACAACAGCAGGCGCAGGAGGCCCAGAACCAGCAGGCAGACTCCCCGGACCAGTCCACGCCGTCCCAGTCGGTCGCCGACGTCGAGGCCCAGGGCGTCTCGCAGTCACAGTCCGGCGACGATTTCAGCTCGCAGGTCCAGAGCCACACCCCGTCGCGAGCCCCCAGCAGACAGGCGTCACGTCCCGCCCTCGCCGGCGAGTTCGGCGACGCCGAGGCCTCCATCGCCGAGACCATCCGTTACTTCAGCGACGCCGCCGCGAACACGGACGACCCTGCCCGCGCTCGCGAGTGCCTCGCCGCGGTGAAGGAGGCGGCAGAAGCGCTCGGCGCGCTCCGGCGGTAG
- the mdh gene encoding malate dehydrogenase, with the protein MAKVSVVGAAGTVGAAAGYNLALRDVVDELVYVDIPDQEDVTVGQAADANHGIAYDSNTTVRQGTYADTAGSDVVVITAGIPRQPGQTRIDLAGDNAPIMEDIGSSLAEHNDDFITVTTSNPVDLLNRHLYEAGDRDRNKVIGFGGRLDSARFRYVLSERFDTQVQNVEATILGEHGDAQVPVFSKVRVDGADPEFSDDEKEEILGDLKESAMNVIERKGATEWGPATGVAHMVEAILRDTGEVLPASVKLEGEFGHDDVGLGVPVKLGSNGVEEVVEWDLSELERDQLGEAADKLSEQYDKIS; encoded by the coding sequence ATGGCGAAAGTTAGCGTAGTCGGCGCGGCCGGCACCGTCGGGGCCGCCGCAGGCTACAACCTCGCGCTTCGTGACGTGGTCGACGAACTCGTCTACGTGGACATCCCGGACCAGGAGGACGTGACAGTCGGCCAGGCCGCGGACGCCAACCACGGCATCGCGTACGACTCGAACACGACCGTCCGTCAGGGCACCTACGCCGACACGGCGGGCTCTGACGTCGTCGTCATCACGGCCGGCATCCCGCGCCAGCCCGGCCAGACCCGCATCGACCTCGCGGGCGACAACGCGCCCATCATGGAGGACATCGGCTCCTCGCTCGCCGAGCACAACGACGACTTCATCACGGTGACGACGTCGAACCCGGTCGACCTGCTCAACCGTCACCTGTACGAGGCCGGCGACCGCGACCGGAACAAGGTCATCGGCTTCGGCGGCCGACTGGACTCCGCGCGCTTCCGCTACGTCCTCTCCGAGCGCTTCGACACGCAGGTCCAGAACGTCGAGGCGACCATCCTGGGCGAGCACGGCGACGCACAGGTCCCCGTGTTCTCGAAGGTTCGCGTCGACGGCGCAGACCCCGAGTTCTCCGACGACGAGAAGGAGGAGATCCTCGGTGACCTGAAAGAGTCCGCGATGAACGTCATCGAGCGCAAGGGCGCGACCGAGTGGGGTCCGGCGACGGGCGTCGCCCACATGGTCGAGGCCATCCTGCGCGACACCGGCGAGGTCCTGCCGGCGTCGGTCAAGCTCGAGGGCGAGTTCGGTCACGACGACGTCGGCCTGGGCGTCCCGGTCAAGCTCGGCTCGAACGGCGTCGAAGAGGTCGTCGAGTGGGACCTCTCCGAACTGGAGCGCGACCAGCTCGGCGAGGCCGCCGACAAGCTCTCCGAGCAGTACGACAAGATCTCGTAA
- a CDS encoding Brp/Blh family beta-carotene 15,15'-dioxygenase: MAVAVPRPVRHAVDRLLRPEWLLLGVVALPFALGLSVPAWAEYLPLLVSILVLGLPHGAVDHLVPARVDSGTSVRRSVVLVSGLYALLGGIYLLGWFLAPVAAFAFFILLTWAHWGQGDLYCLHVLSDGRYPTTPVHRLLTVAVRGALPMLVPLVAFPGAYESVLAATVGLFGADPATVAWAFTPGTRIAVAVGFAVLVTGSLVLGARSPDPATWKRDATEVGLLSFFFAVVPPVLAIGVYFCVWHSLRHIVRVVGLDEPSVAALARGDLVGAVRGFARDATPTTAISLVVLAGLAITVPQTPAGLIGLVAIYLVLLAVLTLPHVVVVTLLDRRQGVW; encoded by the coding sequence ATGGCAGTAGCCGTTCCCCGTCCGGTCCGACACGCGGTCGACCGGCTCCTGCGCCCGGAGTGGCTCTTGCTCGGGGTGGTGGCCCTCCCGTTCGCGCTCGGGCTCTCGGTCCCAGCGTGGGCCGAGTACCTCCCGTTGCTCGTCAGCATCCTCGTCCTCGGGCTTCCCCACGGCGCGGTCGACCACCTCGTCCCGGCCCGGGTCGATTCCGGCACGTCGGTCCGCCGGTCCGTCGTCCTCGTGAGCGGGCTCTACGCCCTGCTCGGGGGCATCTACCTCCTGGGATGGTTCCTCGCGCCGGTCGCCGCGTTCGCCTTCTTCATCCTGCTCACGTGGGCCCACTGGGGCCAGGGCGACCTCTACTGCCTACACGTGCTCTCGGACGGTCGGTACCCGACGACGCCAGTCCACCGGCTCCTGACGGTCGCGGTCCGGGGGGCGCTTCCCATGTTGGTCCCGCTGGTCGCGTTTCCGGGCGCGTACGAGTCGGTTCTCGCGGCCACGGTCGGCCTCTTCGGGGCCGACCCGGCCACGGTCGCGTGGGCGTTCACGCCAGGAACCAGAATCGCGGTCGCGGTCGGCTTCGCCGTGCTCGTCACCGGCTCGCTCGTGCTCGGGGCACGCTCGCCCGACCCGGCGACCTGGAAGCGCGATGCGACCGAGGTCGGGCTGCTCTCGTTCTTCTTCGCGGTCGTCCCGCCCGTCCTCGCCATCGGGGTGTACTTCTGCGTCTGGCACTCGCTGCGCCACATCGTCCGCGTCGTCGGCCTCGACGAGCCCTCGGTCGCGGCGCTCGCCCGGGGCGACCTCGTCGGCGCAGTCCGAGGCTTCGCCCGTGACGCCACCCCGACGACGGCCATCTCTCTCGTCGTCCTCGCCGGCCTCGCCATCACGGTCCCGCAGACCCCGGCCGGACTCATCGGTCTCGTCGCCATCTACCTCGTCCTGCTGGCGGTGCTGACGCTCCCGCACGTCGTCGTCGTCACGCTGTTGGACCGCCGGCAGGGCGTCTGGTAG
- a CDS encoding lycopene cyclase domain-containing protein codes for MSTTLTYATFLVLFVVAPIFGLSVAAQRQGLPLPREGLLPTGLMVVVALAYTTPWDNYLIGQGVWWYGPDTVALTVGLAPLEEYLFMAFQPVLAALWFYTLRWPPVHPEGPLPGRARLVGTVGWLLVSLFGVWFLTDPSTYYLGAILAWACPVVALQWAVGGHYLWAARRSLAPVVVLPVAYLWAVDWYAIELGIWTISADHTTGIGLFGLPVEEMVFFLVTTLLVVQGIVLYHWVVDRWQ; via the coding sequence ATGTCGACGACCCTGACCTACGCGACCTTCCTGGTGCTGTTCGTAGTGGCACCCATCTTCGGGCTCTCGGTCGCGGCACAGCGACAGGGCCTCCCGCTTCCCCGTGAGGGCCTGCTCCCGACCGGGCTCATGGTCGTCGTCGCCCTCGCGTACACGACCCCGTGGGACAACTACCTCATCGGCCAGGGCGTCTGGTGGTACGGCCCCGACACCGTCGCGCTCACCGTCGGCCTCGCCCCACTCGAGGAGTACCTCTTCATGGCCTTCCAGCCGGTGCTCGCGGCCCTGTGGTTCTACACGCTCCGCTGGCCGCCGGTCCACCCCGAGGGGCCGCTGCCCGGGCGAGCGCGCCTCGTCGGGACCGTCGGCTGGCTCCTCGTCTCCCTATTCGGCGTCTGGTTCCTGACCGACCCGTCGACGTACTACCTCGGTGCCATCCTGGCGTGGGCCTGTCCCGTCGTCGCCCTGCAGTGGGCCGTCGGCGGCCACTACCTCTGGGCGGCCCGGCGCTCGCTCGCGCCCGTCGTCGTCCTCCCCGTGGCGTACCTCTGGGCGGTCGACTGGTACGCCATCGAGCTCGGTATCTGGACCATCTCGGCCGACCACACGACCGGCATCGGGCTGTTCGGGCTCCCCGTCGAGGAGATGGTGTTCTTCCTCGTCACGACCCTGCTCGTCGTCCAGGGTATCGTCCTCTATCATTGGGTGGTGGACCGATGGCAGTAG
- a CDS encoding bacterio-opsin activator domain-containing protein — protein MDSETRVLLVDGDDGRVGETADVLVTEGFAVDVVADADEALSAMGRALPHCVVCEFDVGDVTGVELLRTVRAVHGGVPFVLCTADGSEAIAERAVAADVDGYVRREGSDWKDRLLERVCESQSVRPTDQQLKERALDEAPVGITIADANAPDMPLIYTNDAFERLTGYEREDVIGRNCRFLQGEDSDPDAVRQMREAIEAEEPVSVELVNYTKSGERFWNKVDIAPIRAESGEVSHYVGFQTDVTDRVQAERTAEQRAAQLAAEREGLEHLLERIDGLIQETMGALVEATSRNEIETNMCELLAETDPFTCAWTGEPDLADNTVRPNAIVGGSAEGEAMVLDGSGGVVEQAVETGEVQVVAADDLTDREWHEARTDEPFSTVAVIPLVYRDARYGVLTVYTDDPAALDEREATILAALGRMVATAISAAETRRTLTADNIVQLSFTVTDRSVFFVDVAERANATLTYAGSVYRDDDSLGMFFTVEAEDPDEVADIASESDTVLDTKIITRNEGMSLIEFTVANEGLLSTLAAYGADVKAITAKPGTASVEVELPRDANARTIVETIEAEFDGIDLTAYRERERPATTKQEFIAALEDQLTERQLTALQRAYFGDFFEWPRPTSGDDLADSMGIARSTYHQHLRAAERKLVGEFFDRP, from the coding sequence ATGGATTCAGAGACGCGGGTCCTGCTGGTCGACGGGGACGACGGCCGTGTTGGTGAGACGGCCGACGTGCTCGTGACCGAAGGATTCGCCGTCGACGTCGTCGCAGACGCTGACGAGGCGCTCTCGGCCATGGGCCGGGCGCTGCCCCACTGTGTCGTCTGCGAGTTCGACGTCGGCGACGTGACGGGTGTCGAACTCCTCCGGACGGTCCGGGCGGTCCACGGTGGCGTGCCGTTCGTGCTGTGCACGGCAGACGGGAGCGAAGCGATTGCAGAGCGGGCGGTCGCCGCCGACGTCGACGGGTACGTCCGGCGGGAGGGAAGCGACTGGAAGGACCGGTTGCTGGAACGGGTGTGCGAGTCGCAGTCGGTCCGGCCGACCGACCAGCAACTGAAAGAGCGTGCGCTCGACGAGGCACCGGTCGGCATCACCATCGCGGACGCGAACGCGCCGGACATGCCGCTCATCTACACGAACGACGCGTTCGAGCGCCTCACCGGCTACGAGCGCGAGGACGTCATCGGGCGGAACTGCCGGTTCCTGCAGGGCGAGGACTCCGACCCCGACGCGGTTCGGCAGATGCGTGAGGCCATCGAGGCCGAGGAGCCGGTGTCGGTCGAACTGGTGAACTACACGAAGTCGGGCGAGCGCTTCTGGAACAAGGTCGACATCGCCCCCATCCGGGCCGAGTCCGGCGAGGTGTCGCACTACGTGGGCTTCCAGACCGACGTGACGGACCGGGTGCAGGCCGAGCGAACCGCGGAACAGCGCGCCGCCCAGCTCGCCGCCGAGCGCGAGGGGCTCGAACACCTGCTCGAACGTATCGACGGACTCATCCAGGAGACGATGGGCGCGCTGGTCGAGGCGACCAGCCGGAACGAGATCGAGACGAACATGTGCGAGCTGCTCGCCGAGACCGACCCGTTCACCTGTGCCTGGACGGGCGAACCCGACCTCGCGGACAACACCGTCCGCCCGAACGCCATCGTCGGCGGCTCCGCGGAGGGTGAGGCGATGGTGCTCGACGGGAGCGGTGGCGTGGTCGAGCAGGCGGTCGAGACCGGCGAGGTGCAGGTCGTCGCCGCAGACGACCTCACGGACCGCGAGTGGCACGAGGCGCGGACCGACGAGCCGTTCTCGACGGTCGCGGTCATCCCGCTGGTGTACCGGGACGCCCGCTACGGCGTGCTGACGGTCTACACCGACGACCCGGCGGCGCTGGACGAGCGCGAGGCGACCATCCTCGCCGCACTGGGGCGCATGGTCGCGACGGCAATCTCGGCCGCCGAGACCCGGCGCACCCTCACCGCGGACAACATCGTCCAGCTCTCCTTCACCGTCACGGACCGGTCGGTGTTCTTCGTGGACGTGGCCGAACGCGCGAACGCGACGCTCACGTACGCCGGCTCCGTCTACCGCGACGACGACTCGCTGGGGATGTTCTTCACGGTCGAAGCGGAGGACCCCGACGAGGTCGCCGACATCGCGAGCGAGTCCGACACCGTCCTCGACACGAAGATAATCACCCGGAACGAGGGCATGAGCCTCATCGAGTTCACCGTCGCCAACGAGGGGCTGCTCTCGACGCTCGCGGCCTACGGCGCGGACGTGAAGGCCATCACGGCGAAACCCGGCACGGCGAGCGTGGAGGTCGAACTCCCGCGTGACGCGAACGCCCGGACCATCGTCGAGACCATCGAGGCCGAGTTCGACGGCATCGACCTCACGGCGTACCGCGAGCGCGAGCGCCCCGCGACGACCAAACAGGAGTTCATCGCGGCGCTCGAGGACCAGCTCACCGAGCGCCAGCTGACGGCGCTCCAGCGGGCGTACTTCGGCGATTTCTTCGAGTGGCCCCGCCCGACCAGCGGGGACGACCTCGCGGACTCGATGGGTATCGCCCGGTCGACGTACCACCAGCACCTCCGGGCGGCAGAACGCAAGCTCGTCGGCGAGTTCTTCGACCGGCCCTGA
- a CDS encoding ferredoxin, translating to MKIEYDRDTCIGMFQCVAEWEEGFEADRDAGKAVLVDGEETDDDLFVREIPEDAEFDAKFAARVCPVDAIRVYDDDGEQLIP from the coding sequence ATGAAGATAGAGTACGACCGCGACACCTGCATCGGGATGTTCCAGTGCGTGGCCGAGTGGGAGGAGGGCTTCGAGGCCGACCGCGACGCCGGCAAGGCCGTCCTCGTCGACGGGGAGGAGACCGACGACGACCTGTTCGTCCGCGAGATTCCCGAGGACGCCGAGTTCGACGCGAAGTTCGCCGCCCGGGTCTGCCCGGTCGACGCGATTCGGGTGTACGACGACGACGGCGAACAGCTCATCCCCTGA
- a CDS encoding GYD domain-containing protein has protein sequence MPTYIMLVTLNQKGAENIEQSPDRLEMVKERTRSLGGEPKEFYMTFGRYDFVYVADLPDDEAAAHLALTYERGGAGKFETVKAFTEDEYREVIRNLPE, from the coding sequence ATGCCGACGTACATCATGCTCGTTACGCTCAACCAGAAGGGCGCAGAGAACATCGAACAGAGTCCTGACCGGCTCGAGATGGTGAAGGAGCGGACCAGATCGTTGGGTGGCGAACCGAAGGAGTTCTACATGACCTTCGGACGATACGACTTCGTATACGTCGCCGACCTGCCCGACGATGAAGCAGCTGCACACCTCGCGCTCACGTACGAGAGGGGTGGTGCTGGTAAATTCGAGACGGTGAAAGCCTTCACAGAAGACGAATATCGCGAGGTCATCAGAAATCTCCCCGAGTAG
- a CDS encoding DUF6653 family protein: MPSETDAGPGLAERYFWAGHANPWSVWTFVATYPLLVLAIYRREQRLLAAILVFVAVNPLLSPEPEDDSAWATRVVLGERVWLDEGLLSSVSNLLFVGICAPVQLYTLRAAMKRQPARTAAGTACSLVLMFVFFGRMARLYEERATGSREMTTV, encoded by the coding sequence ATGCCCTCCGAAACCGACGCCGGTCCCGGTCTCGCAGAACGCTACTTCTGGGCGGGCCACGCCAACCCCTGGAGCGTCTGGACGTTCGTCGCGACCTACCCACTGCTGGTGCTGGCCATCTACCGGCGCGAACAGCGCCTGCTGGCCGCGATCCTCGTGTTCGTCGCGGTGAACCCGCTCCTGTCGCCGGAACCCGAGGACGACTCGGCGTGGGCGACGCGGGTCGTGTTGGGGGAGCGCGTCTGGCTCGACGAGGGGCTGCTGTCGTCGGTGTCGAACCTGCTGTTCGTGGGTATTTGCGCTCCGGTCCAACTATACACGCTCCGCGCCGCGATGAAGCGTCAACCCGCCAGAACGGCGGCCGGGACCGCCTGCTCGCTCGTCCTGATGTTCGTCTTCTTCGGGCGGATGGCCCGGCTGTACGAGGAACGCGCGACCGGGTCGCGGGAGATGACGACAGTTTAA